Proteins encoded together in one Miscanthus floridulus cultivar M001 chromosome 16, ASM1932011v1, whole genome shotgun sequence window:
- the LOC136513280 gene encoding protein SUPPRESSOR OF PHYA-105 1-like — MEGTTAAEVGGAGAGAAGDVQIKGAKENGQPAAVAAPPPPQPSGSEALEPATPLLRDDWSEHFPFFTSLGGFGGSSDGARGLTSVGLSNSESRPDSVTQRGLDHDAEERVEELTLKNCINADVQPDVSAGGSTSSGDRPTVIKGLWGNFTRMARRTSDLTSRENAATLSYGDIANLRAADASSRENLATSLANNIISRNNDVSGNEPPVSRVGYVNNEFMMPFRSQQILLSPWSNQDSALKVSSFSNRILDRMRSKTVAPPSGALGSPLQSKSKGKGVAYQGAREENQVQANARPRDPLDKIPTIPTSVHDSMARVDPMLFSTGGNVSKSHSEGTSLRELIKPGRQTMTKFEKMHLFKQILDLVDKCHAQVFTLQHLRPSYFTTLSSNQVKYIGSYTTQDLPTSIKQEVAREDLVNRKRAFGHRIDHQGSNGHGNFMLKYQKVGEQGSVATRRPANMFWTDQICDNQNEDANPGVSRQENFSYTARERFKFVEPHGSNTSCAQHVSSSGTQQSEFELRNLEESWYKSPEELSQFKGTFPSNIYSLGVLLFELFCCSETWEVHCAAMSNLRQRILPPNFLSESPKEAGFCLWLLHPDPCSRPKAKEILGCDLINEGRDLSLLDQTPVSISEDDTESSLLLNFLSQLKEEKEMLAAKLSAELGSLETDITEVERRHSARMRLSLEDTDVLPSSGALSGASVSALQGALLSGLLPASCKSSIYEERVMRNLVQLENAYYSMRSSVDTCETNAIKRPDNEALRVRENFHQLHSDSDAKGEKTDRLGCFFDGLCKYARHNRFEVRGILKNADILNSPNVICSLSFDRDEEYFAAAGVSKKIKIFEFDALLNDRVDIHYPLVEMPSKSKLSCVCWNNYIKNYLASTDYDGTVQLWDASSGQGFTQFTEHRKRAWSVSFSEVDPTKLASGSDDCCVKVWSINQRNCIDTIRNVANVCCVQFSPYSSHMLAFGSADYKIYCYDLRNTRIPWCTISGHGKAVSYVRFLDPETLISASTDNTLKIWDLNRTNCSGLSTDSCSLTLNGHTNEKNFVGLSVNDGYITCGSETNEVFSYYKTFPMPITSHRFGSIDPITGQVTNEDNQQFVSSVCWRGKSNMVVAANSSGSIKVLELV, encoded by the exons ATGGAagggacgacggcggcggaggtgggcggcgccggcgccggtgcgGCCGGGGATGTGCAGATTAAGGGCGCCAAGGAGAATGGGCAGcctgcggcggtggcggcgccgccgccgccgcagccgtctGGCAGCGAGGCACTGGAGCCGGCCACGCCGCTCCTGcgggacgactggtccgagcactTCCCCTTCTTCACCTCGCTGGGCGGGTTCGGGGGCAGCTCGGACGGTGCGAGGGGCCTCACGAGCGTCGGCCTGTCCAATTCTGAGTCCAGGCCGGACAGCGTGACGCAGCGCGGCTTGGACCATGATGCGGAAGAGAGGGTGGAGGAGCTCACactgaagaattgcatcaacgcTGATGTCCAGCCCGATGTTTCTGCTGGTGGGAGCACAAGCAGCGGGGATAGGCCTACTGTTATTAAGGGCCTGTGGGGTAACTTCACACGGATGGCCCGGAGAACTAGCGATTTGACCAGCAGGGAAAACGCCGCCACACTGAGTTATGGTGACATTGCAAACTTGAGGGCTGCTGATGCTTCTAGCAGGGAAAATCTGGCGACGAGCCTTGCCAACAATATCATCTCAAGGAACAACGATGTGTCCGGCAATGAGCCACCTGTGAGTCGTGTTGGATATGTCAATAATGAGTTCATGATGCCTTTTCGCAGCCAGCAGATTCTCTTGTCTCCATGGTCTAATCAGGACAGTGCTCTTAAAGTAAGTAGCTTCTCGAACAGGATTCTTGACCGGATGAGAAGTAAGACTGTGGCACCCCCATCTGGGGCTCTAGGATCACCACTTCAAAGCAAATCAAAAGGTAAAGGGGTTGCGTACCAAGGCGCACGGGAGGAGAACCAAGTGCAAGCTAATGCAAGACCCAGAGACCCTTTGGACAAGATTCCGACTATTCCTACCTCAGTTCATGATTCTATGGCCAGAGTGGACCCTATGCTTTTCAGTACTGGTGGAAATGTTTCGAAATCCCACTCCGAGGGAACTAGCCTGAGAGAACTGATTAAGCCTGGGCGGCAAACAATGACCAAGTTTGAGAAAATGCATTTATTTAAGCAGATCCTTGATCTTGTGGATAAGTGTCACGCACAGGTTTTTACTTTACAGCATTTGCGACCGTCATATTTTACGACCCTATCTTCAAATCAAGTTAAATATATCGGTTCTTATACTACACAAGATTTGCCAACATCAATCAAACAAGAGGTTGCTAGAGAAGATCTTGTGAATAGAAAAAGGGCTTTTGGCCATAGAATTGATCACCAAGGGTCTAATGGCCATGGAAATTTTATGCTGAAGTATCAAAAGGTTGGTGAGCAAGGCTCAGTTGCTACCAGGCGACCAGCAAATATGTTTTGGACTGACCAAATATGCGACAATCAAAATGAAGATGCCAATCCAGGTGTTTCGAGGCAAGAAAATTTTAGTTACACTGCCAGAGAACGTTTTAAGTTCGTCGAACCACATGGCAGTAATACATCTTGTGCTCAACATGTATCTAGTTCTGGCACCCAACAATCAGAATTTGAATTGAGGAATCTTGAGGAAAGCTGGTACAAAAGCCCAGAGGAGCTCAGTCAATTTAAAGGGACATTCCCATCAAACATCTACAGCCTTGGGGTTCTTCTATTCGAG CTCTTTTGCTGTTCTGAGACATGGGAGGTGCACTGTGCTGCAATGTCAAATCTTCGCCAACGCATCCTGCCTCCAAATTTTCTTTCAGAAAGTCCCAAGGAGGCTGGCTTCTGCCTTTGGTTACTGCATCCAGATCCTTGTTCAAGACCAAAAGCAAA AGAGATTCTTGGATGTGACTTGATAAATGAGGGTCGGGATTTGTCCTTGTTAGATCAGACACCAGTTTCCATCAGTGAAGATGACACTGAATCTAGTTTGCTACTTAACTTCCTTTCTCAATTGAAAGAAGAAAAGGAGATGCTGGCTGCCAAGTTATCAGCAGAGCTTGGAAGCTTAGAAACAGATATCACAGAGGTTGAGAGAAGACACTCAGCAAGAATGAGATTGAGTTTAGAGGACACGGATGTACTGCCAAGTTCTGGTGCTTTGTCAGGAGCTTCTGTGAGTGCCCTTCAAGGTGCATTGCTCTCAGGTTTGCTACCGGCATCGTGCAAGTCGAGCATATATGAGGAGAGGGTAATGAGGAATTTGGTGCAGCTTGAAAATGCATATTACTCCATGAGGTCCTCTGTGGACACTTGTGAAACTAATGCAATCAAACGTCCAGATAACGAGGCATTGAGGGTCCGTGAAAATTTCCATCAACTTCACAGTGATTCTGATGCTAAGGGTGAGAAAACAGACCGTCTTGGATGCTTTTTTGATGGTTTATGCAAATATGCCCGGCACAATAGGTTTGAGGTACGAGGAATTCTTAAGAATGCAGATATACTTAACTCTCCGAATGTCATCTGTTCGTTGAGTTTTGATAGGGATGAAGAATATTTTGCTGCTGCTGGAGTttcaaagaaaataaaaatatttgaatTTGATGCACTCTTAAATGATCGTGTTGATATTCATTACCCACTGGTAGAGATGCCTAGCAAGTCCAAGCTTAGCTGTGTCTGTTGGAACAACTATATAAAGAACTACCTGGCATCAACAGACTATGATGGCACTGTTCAG CTATGGGATGCCAGTTCTGGTCAAGGATTCACACAGTTTACAGAGCACCGGAAAAGGGCTTGGTCTGTGAGTTTTTCAGAAGTCGACCCTACTAAGTTGGCAAGTGGTAGTGATGATTGTTGCGTGAAAGTATGGAGTATTAATCAG aGAAATTGTATTGATACAATCAGAAATGTGGCGAATGTATGCTGTGTACAATTCTCTCCATACTCCTCCCACATGCTAGCTTTTGGTTCAGCTGATTACAAGATATACTGTTATGATCTGAGGAACACAAGGATACCTTGGTGTACTATTTCGGGACATGGAAAAGCTGTCAGTTATGTAAGGTTCTTGGATCCAGAAACACTTATCTCTGCATCAACCGACAACACATTGAAGATATGGGATCTTAACCGGACTAATTGCAGTGGATTATCTACCGATTCTTGCAGCCTGACTCTGAATGGTCATACCAACGAGAAG AATTTTGTAGGGCTATCTGTTAATGATGGATACATAACTTGTGGCTCTGAAACCAATGAA